TTTCGCGCACTTCCATCGCGATCGCCATCGTAGATCCCTCGATCGCCCTCGGCACTAGAGTCGGCAGGTCTGGGTGTCTCGGCGACGGTGGCGCGGAGTACGGCGCGGAAATCTGGGTGTCTTCTTGCGCTCCGGGCACGTCCTCCGACAGCGAGACCGATGGCTGGTAGCCCGCCCGCAAGCGCTCCACCGCGTGGCGGAAGCACGCGCCCTCGGCCCGCATCACCCCGTCGACCACAGACCCGCCCGCCTGACACACGCCCAAGCAGTGCCAGAGGTTCTTCGCCGGCGTGGTCACGAGATCCGCGCCCCGCCGCGCCAGCACGATCCCCCGAGCCTCGGCCTTCAGCCGCTCGAGCTCCGCCGCGGGTGTGTTCGCCATCGACTCCCCCTCGCGCCCAAGACCGGTCAAGCCCAAGATCACGGGAGACGTGATTTCCTAGGGTGGACGTCGTCTGTCGAACCCTATATGCATCTGGCGCATCGACGGAGCGAGCACTTTCTCCCGAGGACCCCTAGATGGCCGAAGCCGCCCTTACACTCGACCTCACGATGCCGCGGAAGGCGCAAGCAGCGTCTGCGTTCGGAGAGCGGCTCGCCGAGCTGCGCGCCGAGCGGGGCATCACCCAGATCCAGCTCGCCGAGATGATCGGCTCGAGCCAGCGGGCCGTCTCCGACTACGAGACCGTCGCCGAGTTCCCGACCACTCCCGTCGCCGTCGCGCTCGCCCGCGCCCTCGAGGTCTCGGCCGACGAGCTCCTCGGCCTCGCGCCGCCCAAGAAGAGCCGCGCGTCACAGGAAGATCCCGAGGCGCGCCGGCTCCGGAAGAAGTTCCTGCAGGTGATGCGGCTGCCCGAGAAGGATCGCCGCGCCTTCATCCGTCCGGTCAACTCCCTCGTCGAGACCAAGGGCCGCGAGGCCACCGGAGGTGCGCGATGAGTCAGCCCAAGCGCCAGAGCGACGAAGAGCAGCTGCTCGCCAAGATCCGCCGCCTCCCGCCCGAGCGCGTCGCCGAGGTCGAGGACTTCGTCGACTTCCTGCACGGCCGCGACGAGGAGGGGCGACTCACCCGCGCCGCCTCCCAGCTCTCCGAGGCCGCCTTCGCCAAGGCCTGGGAGAATCCCGACGACGCCGACTATGACCGGCTCTGAGTTCGGGGACCTGGTCCTCGTCCCCTTCCCCTTCACCGACCAGAGCACCACCAAGCGCCGACCCGCCGTCGTCGTCTCCTCCGCCGCCTACCACCGCGAGCGGCCCGACCTCGTGATCCTCGCCGTCACCAGCCAGCTGCGCCCCGTCGCCGGCGTCGGCGAGGCGCTCATCACGAAGTGGCAGGAGGCCGGGCTGCTCCGGCCCTCCGTCATGAAGCCCGTCCTCGCCACCATCGAGCGCGGCCTCGTGCTCCGTACCCTCGGCCGCCTCGCCGACGAGGACCGCGCTGCGCTGCGCCGCGTGCTTGCCGAGATCCTTGGCCCGTAGAGAGCGCCGGCTCTTCCTTTAGCCGCGGTCGCCAGGTTCGGCGCGCTACGCACCCTCCTTGGCGTCCTCGATTCGGGCGCGGACGCGGCCGAGAACGATGTCCCACGCGAAGCCCGCCAGCCCCCCGAGGAGAACCCAGCGCGCGAAGTCCGATCCGCTCGACG
The genomic region above belongs to Deltaproteobacteria bacterium and contains:
- a CDS encoding helix-turn-helix transcriptional regulator, yielding MAEAALTLDLTMPRKAQAASAFGERLAELRAERGITQIQLAEMIGSSQRAVSDYETVAEFPTTPVAVALARALEVSADELLGLAPPKKSRASQEDPEARRLRKKFLQVMRLPEKDRRAFIRPVNSLVETKGREATGGAR
- a CDS encoding DUF2281 domain-containing protein; the protein is MSQPKRQSDEEQLLAKIRRLPPERVAEVEDFVDFLHGRDEEGRLTRAASQLSEAAFAKAWENPDDADYDRL
- a CDS encoding type II toxin-antitoxin system PemK/MazF family toxin codes for the protein MTGSEFGDLVLVPFPFTDQSTTKRRPAVVVSSAAYHRERPDLVILAVTSQLRPVAGVGEALITKWQEAGLLRPSVMKPVLATIERGLVLRTLGRLADEDRAALRRVLAEILGP